The Bosea vestrisii genome segment GCCGGTCGATACGCTGGCGATGCGCTTCGTCTTCGCGCCGACGCTGGACGGCTTCCGCACCATCTTCGTCGACAGCAATTTCCAGCTCTACCTGCAGAATAGCCTGCTCACCGCGATCCCGACCACGCTCGCCGTGCTGCTGCTGGCCGCCCCCGCAGCCTATTCGCTGGCGCACCTGAACAAGCGCAGCAGGCTCTTCCTCGGTTCGGTGCTTGTTGCGCGCATGGTGCCGGGTATCGCCATCCTGATCCCGCTCTACCTCGCCGCCTCCAGGGCGGGCCTGCTCGACCGGCGCCTGACCCTGATCGTGGTCTACTGCGCCTTCAACCTGCCCTTCGCCGTCTGGCTGCTGCGCGGTTTCTTCCGCGAGATCCCGAACGAGCTGCGCGAGGCCGCCATCGTCGATGGCTGCTCCGAGTTCCAGGTCTTCTGGAAGATCATGGTACCGCTCGTCGGCGGTGGTCTCGTCGCGACCAGCGTCTTCGTCTTCATCGGCGCCTGGAACGAGTTCCTGTTCGCGCTGGCGCTGACCCAGTCCAACGCCGCGACCGCGCCGCTCGCCGTGATCGGCTTCCGCAACGAGTACGGCGTGCAATGGGGCGCGATCGGCGCCGCCGCCGTGATGATCTCGACGCCGGTCGTGGCCTTCGCCGTCGTCATGCAGAAATACCTTGTCCGGGGTCTCACCATGGGCGCGGTCAAGGGATGAGAGGGGAGCGCCACAAGGCGCTCCGGCAAAACGCAAGCGAGGGAGGAGATATCCATGAACGGCATCGACCGACGCCAATTCGTCGCCGGAGGCCTGGCCGCCGGAACGCTCGCAGCCTCGGCCTCGGCTTTCGCCGCCGACGCCCTGCCCAAAACCTATGCGGGCACCACGTTGAACGTGCTCTCCCGCACCAGTCCACCCTTCGACCCCACCATCAAGATCGGCGAGGAGTTCACCGAGGCGACCGGCATCAAGCTCCAGGTCACCCGCAGCGCGCCCAGCGACCACTATGCCAAGCTGATGCTCGACTGGTCGAGCGGCACCAATTCCTATGATGTCAGCCTGTTCGTCTATCAGTGGAAGAACGATCTGGCGCCCTACCTCGCCGATCTCTCGTCGACGGCAGCGAGCGTCCCAGGTGCTCCGGCGCTCGATCTCGACGACTACGCCCCCAAGGTGCTCGACATCTACGGCCGGCACGATGGCAAGCTGGTCGGCCTGCCGATCCTCGGCGACGTCGCCTTCCTGCTCTACAACACCGCCGACTATGCCAAGCGCGGCATCGCGGCCAAGGCACCTGCGAGCTGGGAGGAGGTCTTCGAGCGCGGCAAGGCGCTGACCGGCGACGGCAGCTATGGCTACGCCCTGCCGGCTGGCAAGACGCCGCAATGCTACGTGATGTGGTCGCTGCTCTACCACGCCTTTGGCGGCACCTATGTCGATGCCGCGGGCGTTCCCGATCTCGGCGGTCCGGCCAGCATCAAGGCGCTGAAATTCATGGCCGAGCAGCTCCAGCCGATCAGCCCGCCCGGCAACCTGACCTGGGACTATAACGAGGTGCTTAACAGCTTCTCGACCGGCAAGTCGGCCCACGCCATCATGTGGGCCGGTGGGCTCGCCGCCTTGTCCGATCCGGCCAAGTCGCAGGTCGCGGGCAAGTTCGCCGCGGTCTCGCCGCCCTCCGGCGCGCTGCTCGGCGGCACCTCGATCGGTGTCAACGGCAAGGCCAAGAGCCCGGATGCGGCAAGGCTCTACGTTGCCTGGCTGACCTCGAAGGCGATCGCCAAGCGCAATGCCGAGGCGGGCCTGTCGCCGGCCCGGCTCTCCCTGCTCGGCGATGCCGATCTGGTTGCGAAGAACCCGCACTACCCGGCGGTCCGCGCGGCCTTCAGCGGCGAGACCTTCGGCTACATCCCGGTCAAGGAGGCCGAGCAGATCCTGCTGATGGTGGCGGACGAAGCCAATGCCGCCTGCGCCAAGACCAAGACGCCGGAAAAGGCGGCAGCCGACCTGCAGGCCAAGGCGACCCAGTTCATGCGCCGGCGCGGCTACATCAAATAGGCGACCGGACGCACATGAGCGCAGCTGGACTGGTGGCTGCGCTCAGCCGTCTTCGATCACCAGCGGATGCCCGGGGCCGCGATGGCGCAGCACGAAGTCGAACTGCGCCATCCTCCCGGGCGCAGGCTCAGCCTCCGCGCGCGCGCACAGGGCCGTGCCGAAGCCGAGGCTGCGCGCCTGCGCCAGGAAGGCGATCTCGCTCTCCAGGGTGAAGGAGAGCCGGCCGAATGTCTGCGCGGTAGCGCCGTCGAAGAAGCTGACACTCGGCAGGTTGATCAGCCGGGTGACGCCCCTGTCGCGCAGGGGGCCGAAGATCTGCGGGCCGGAGCGCAATCGGTCCAGCGCAAAGACGCCGACATAGCAGCGCTCGCGCAATTGCGCCGGGGCATTGAGCACCCAGTCGCCATCGATGAAGGCGTTGCAATCATGGATCGGCAGTGCCGCAAGCCACAGGCCGGTTGCGGGGTCGAGCCCCGCCAGCCAGGGACAGACCAGCACGAGCTCATCAGCTGCGACGCCCTCCCAGTCCTGCTCCGTGCCGGTGACGATGCGGAACGGCCGGGGCGGCTCGCCGTGCCGGACAGGCAGCTCCGCCGCGCCCGGCACGCGCGTAAGCGATTGCGGTTTTGCATAGGTTGAATCGGTCACGGCGCTCCTCCTGGCGAGGGTTGCAGATCCGTCTGCCCCACGCCATTCTCGGATGTCCTTGCTGGCACCCGGCTTTCCCAATTCTACCCACCATTCCCGGTTTTGTCCTATCGGCCTGATGGCGGCTCGGTCATTCTAACCGTGGAGATTCACTTCGGCCGCTCAAGGCTGCGGGCAGGGTCTTCGCCGGGAGGTTGCCAGGACGGGCTCGCGCGGGCGCGACGGCCACTGCCTTTCACCTCCGGCTGCCATCCATGTCGTTCCGAGGTGCCGATCTTGTCGCTTTTCCGCAGTCTTGAAGCGCCGCCGGCCTGGTGCACGCTTCGCTCCTTCGAAATCATCGACCTTCCCGAGAACCAGGCGGCGTCCCGCAAGCAGGCAACCGCCAAGGAGCGCCTGCTCTGCACCGGCGGCACGGCTCAGATCATGGGGCCGGATGGCTCCGTCATCCTGAAGGAAGGCCAGTTTCTCGACATTCACGACAAGCCCGGCTTCGCCGCCTGGAGCGCGACCGGCCATGGCGCGAAGACGCAGGTCGTGCGGCTGTGCGGGAGTTGGGGCGAGGATATCTCCGGTTGCGGCATTTTTCGCGTCGCCGACGAGCCGAACGCGACCAATAATGGCGACCCGGTCTCCTATCCCAAGTCAACGCGGGTCGATTCCCACTACCATGATTGCGATGAGTACTGGCTCGTCCTCGAAGGCCGCGGCACCGTCGTCGTCGGAGACCGCTTCTTCGACAGCGGCCCGGGCGATTGCGTCGCTCTCGGCATGGGCCACCATCACGACATGGCGAGTGTCTCGGAGCCGGTGAAGGCCGTCTATTTCGAGACATCGCTCGAGGGCCGCAAGCGCGTCGGCCATCTCTGGAACCACACCCACGGCCCTGCCCTGCCTCAGCCCGAGAGAATCTGAACCATGACGAAGAAGGTCATCCACGTCGGCGTCGGCACCTTCGGGCGGCGCTGGTGCACTGAGTTCCTCGCCTCGAACATCGCCGACGGCACGATCGAGGTCGTGGCGCTGGTCGATATCGACCCGAAGGCGCTCGAATTCGGCCGCAAGGCGCTGAAGCTGCCGGAAGCCGCCTGCTATACCGATCCCAAGGCCGCCTTCGCCGCCCACAAGGTCGATTTCTGCACGATCGTCGTGCCGCCCGGCTACCATGAGGCGGTGATCGACGTCGCGCTGGCGCACAATGTCGACATCCTTTGCGAGAAGCCGATCGCCGACACGATGGCGGCCAGTGCCCGCATCGCCCGCAAGATCCGCGCCGCCGGACGCAAGATGGCGGTGACAATGAGCCACCGCTTCGACCAGGACAAGACGACGCTGCGCCAGGTCATCCAGTCCGGCCAGATCGGCCGCGTCAACAATGTCAGCTGCCGCTACTTCGCCGACATGCGCGAGCACCTCGCCTGGGGCGCTTTGTTCCGACACACCATGCAGGACCCGCTGATGATCGAGGGTGCGGTCCATCATCTCGACCTCGTCACCGATTTCGCCGGGGCGCAATGCCAGTCGCTGACCGCCTCGACCTGGAAGCCCGACTGGGCGAAATACGCCGGCGACACCGACGGCATCGTGATGATGGTGTTCCAGAATGGCGTGCGCGGCATCTACGAGGGCTCGTCCTCGGCCGCCGTCGGCCTGAACGACTGGATGAAGGAATATATCCGCGTCGATTGCGAATTTGGCACGGCGATCCTGAACAACCGCGAGATCGAAATCTTCTCGCGTAGCCAGCTCGTGCGCCAGCGCTGTCGCGAGGGCCAGGGCCAGAAGATCCAGCTCATCACCCAGCCGAAATGGCTGAACAACTGGCTGATCGAGAAATTCTGCACCTGGCTTGACGGCGGCGCCGAGATGGAGACCCATGTCGAGGCGAACCTCCACGCGGCAGCCCTGATCTTCGCGGGGATCGAGAGCGCCCGCAGCGGCAAGACAATCGATGTCCAGGACTATATCCGCTCCTTTGACGGGTCGTAACGCCAGGCTCCCGGCTCCGATGGGGCCGGACCTTTCAGGCTCCCAGCGGGAGCAGCCGCGCTTCATGGTGGGCGCCGCGATCGGCACCGGCATGGCGGCCCAGTCGGCGACGCGCGGCGGCGCCGATTTCCTGATCGCACTCAGCGCCGGCAGGATGCGCTGCATCGGCGAGCCCTCGGTCGCCGCCATGCTGCCCTTGCGCGACAGCAACGAGTTCGTGCTCAGCTTTGCGCGCTCCGAGATCCTGCCGCGCGCCACCGTGCCGGTTTATTTCGGCGCGGCGAGCTTCGATCCGCGGCTCGATCTCGTCGAGTTGGTCGAGCGCATCGCCAGAGCCGGTTTCGCCGGCATCGCCAATTTCCCGACCTCGATCCTGATCGACGGCCAGTATCGCGCCTTCCTCGAACGCAGCGGCGTTGGCTTCGGCCGCGAGCTCGAATTGCTCAAGGTCGCGCGCGAACGCGGGCTCTCGACGCTGGCCTATACCCATACCGCCGACGAGGCGACAGAGGCCGCAAGGCAGGGTGCCGACATCGTCAATATCGATCTCGGCTGGAATGTCGGCGGCGTGCTTGGCGCGGTCTCGCATCTGCGCGTCGAGGATGCCGGGTTGATGGCCAATGCCATCGCCCAGCAGGTTCGCGCCGTCTCGCGCAAGACACGCTGCCTGGTCGAGGGCGGACCGATCGTCAGCCCGAAGCAGCTTGAGGAGTTCTGCCAGATCGCCCGGGTCGACGGCTATATCGGCGGCTCGACCATTGATCGCGTGCCCTCGGAAAGCGCCATCGAGGTCGTCACCGCCGCTTTCAAGGCGATCGGCATGGCGCGCCAGCAGCCCGACGGGCTCGACAGCCGCTTCAACCCGCGCCGCTTCCCGCGCCCCCTCTGGGGTCATTCGCAGGCGGCCGAGACGGCGCGCGCCCTGTTCAACCGGTTGACCACGACCGATTATCCCGTGGTCATCGCCGGCGAGGCGGGCACCGGCCGGCGCGAGATCGCTCGCGCCCTGCATCGCTTCGGGCCGCGCCAGGCGCGCGACATGGTCAGCCTGCCCTGCGCCAACCAGGGCGCCGAGCGCCTCAAGCTCGACCTCTTCGGCTGCATGGCCGGGATGCACCCGAGCGCCGTCAAGCACCGGCTCGGCTGGCTCGAGATCGTCCATTCCTCCTCGCTGCTGCTCGACGATGTCGACGAGATGCCGCTCGAGGTGCAGCGCGCCCTGCTGGATGCGGTCGAGGCCGGCTCGTTCTGGCGCTATGGCAGCGAGACGCCGTCGCCGCTCAATGTCCGCTTCCTCGCCATTGCCGGCGAGGACCTGCGCCATCTGCCGGCCGACGGGATCGATGCCCGCTTCGCCGAATGGCTGGGCTGCTTCACCATCGTCTTGCCGCCGCTGCGCGAGCGCAGCGAGGACCTGCCCTCGCTAGTCGATGAATCGTTGCGCATGATCGGCCTGCGCCGGCAGAGCGAGCCGAAAAGCCTCGACCCTGCCGCCTTCCGCGCTCTCGCCGCCTATCACTGGCCGGGCAACCTGCGCGAACTGGATTCGGTGCTGGAGCAGGCCGTGCTGGCCTGCAGCGGCAGCGTCATCCTGGAGCAGCATTTGCCGCCGCTCGGGGCCGAAGCGGCCTCCTCGGCGCGGAACTTCAGCTCGGAGAAGGAGTGGATCCTGCACGGACTGAAGCGCAATCGCTTCCGCCGCAGCCAGACGGCCGATTATCTCGGCGTCTCCCGCAAGACCCTCTACAACAAGATG includes the following:
- a CDS encoding extracellular solute-binding protein, which encodes MNGIDRRQFVAGGLAAGTLAASASAFAADALPKTYAGTTLNVLSRTSPPFDPTIKIGEEFTEATGIKLQVTRSAPSDHYAKLMLDWSSGTNSYDVSLFVYQWKNDLAPYLADLSSTAASVPGAPALDLDDYAPKVLDIYGRHDGKLVGLPILGDVAFLLYNTADYAKRGIAAKAPASWEEVFERGKALTGDGSYGYALPAGKTPQCYVMWSLLYHAFGGTYVDAAGVPDLGGPASIKALKFMAEQLQPISPPGNLTWDYNEVLNSFSTGKSAHAIMWAGGLAALSDPAKSQVAGKFAAVSPPSGALLGGTSIGVNGKAKSPDAARLYVAWLTSKAIAKRNAEAGLSPARLSLLGDADLVAKNPHYPAVRAAFSGETFGYIPVKEAEQILLMVADEANAACAKTKTPEKAAADLQAKATQFMRRRGYIK
- a CDS encoding phosphoenolpyruvate hydrolase family protein gives rise to the protein MGPDLSGSQREQPRFMVGAAIGTGMAAQSATRGGADFLIALSAGRMRCIGEPSVAAMLPLRDSNEFVLSFARSEILPRATVPVYFGAASFDPRLDLVELVERIARAGFAGIANFPTSILIDGQYRAFLERSGVGFGRELELLKVARERGLSTLAYTHTADEATEAARQGADIVNIDLGWNVGGVLGAVSHLRVEDAGLMANAIAQQVRAVSRKTRCLVEGGPIVSPKQLEEFCQIARVDGYIGGSTIDRVPSESAIEVVTAAFKAIGMARQQPDGLDSRFNPRRFPRPLWGHSQAAETARALFNRLTTTDYPVVIAGEAGTGRREIARALHRFGPRQARDMVSLPCANQGAERLKLDLFGCMAGMHPSAVKHRLGWLEIVHSSSLLLDDVDEMPLEVQRALLDAVEAGSFWRYGSETPSPLNVRFLAIAGEDLRHLPADGIDARFAEWLGCFTIVLPPLRERSEDLPSLVDESLRMIGLRRQSEPKSLDPAAFRALAAYHWPGNLRELDSVLEQAVLACSGSVILEQHLPPLGAEAASSARNFSSEKEWILHGLKRNRFRRSQTADYLGVSRKTLYNKMRAYGLQSAAPPEGE
- a CDS encoding carbohydrate ABC transporter permease, with amino-acid sequence MVLTAFRQPVDTLAMRFVFAPTLDGFRTIFVDSNFQLYLQNSLLTAIPTTLAVLLLAAPAAYSLAHLNKRSRLFLGSVLVARMVPGIAILIPLYLAASRAGLLDRRLTLIVVYCAFNLPFAVWLLRGFFREIPNELREAAIVDGCSEFQVFWKIMVPLVGGGLVATSVFVFIGAWNEFLFALALTQSNAATAPLAVIGFRNEYGVQWGAIGAAAVMISTPVVAFAVVMQKYLVRGLTMGAVKG
- a CDS encoding cupin domain-containing protein, with the translated sequence MPILSLFRSLEAPPAWCTLRSFEIIDLPENQAASRKQATAKERLLCTGGTAQIMGPDGSVILKEGQFLDIHDKPGFAAWSATGHGAKTQVVRLCGSWGEDISGCGIFRVADEPNATNNGDPVSYPKSTRVDSHYHDCDEYWLVLEGRGTVVVGDRFFDSGPGDCVALGMGHHHDMASVSEPVKAVYFETSLEGRKRVGHLWNHTHGPALPQPERI
- a CDS encoding Gfo/Idh/MocA family protein gives rise to the protein MTKKVIHVGVGTFGRRWCTEFLASNIADGTIEVVALVDIDPKALEFGRKALKLPEAACYTDPKAAFAAHKVDFCTIVVPPGYHEAVIDVALAHNVDILCEKPIADTMAASARIARKIRAAGRKMAVTMSHRFDQDKTTLRQVIQSGQIGRVNNVSCRYFADMREHLAWGALFRHTMQDPLMIEGAVHHLDLVTDFAGAQCQSLTASTWKPDWAKYAGDTDGIVMMVFQNGVRGIYEGSSSAAVGLNDWMKEYIRVDCEFGTAILNNREIEIFSRSQLVRQRCREGQGQKIQLITQPKWLNNWLIEKFCTWLDGGAEMETHVEANLHAAALIFAGIESARSGKTIDVQDYIRSFDGS